A single window of Granulicella mallensis MP5ACTX8 DNA harbors:
- a CDS encoding GAF domain-containing protein: MDTAADTGLEVINAQSDAAFAARRVHIRDVAIQMEGMQRIAHAFVENPDTILLELANAAVELCGADSAGISIEKEDRTEHDFYHWVATAGQYTGYLGAMLPRYPSACGICLERGQPQLFRVGKRFFDIMGIEAPPVTDGILLPWEAGKTRGTIFIMAHGRTEAFDQDDCRMMQVLADFAAMGVRQQQQQKLLLEQASATAAAAMANDLAHKINNPLQSLTNILYMAAEGHTAADAQTIGRQTSDDLKKLSTLVNELLALPYRKLI; this comes from the coding sequence ATGGATACAGCTGCTGATACCGGCCTGGAAGTAATCAACGCCCAGAGTGATGCAGCATTTGCAGCCAGGCGCGTACACATCCGTGATGTCGCCATCCAGATGGAGGGAATGCAACGCATCGCCCACGCCTTCGTCGAAAACCCCGACACCATCCTGCTGGAGCTGGCCAACGCCGCCGTCGAGCTCTGCGGTGCGGACAGCGCGGGCATCAGCATCGAGAAAGAAGACCGGACCGAACACGACTTCTACCACTGGGTCGCAACCGCCGGTCAATATACCGGTTATTTGGGCGCCATGCTCCCGCGTTATCCCAGTGCCTGCGGTATCTGCTTGGAACGCGGACAGCCTCAACTCTTTCGCGTAGGAAAGCGATTCTTCGACATCATGGGCATCGAAGCGCCTCCCGTGACGGACGGCATTCTGCTTCCCTGGGAGGCAGGCAAAACGCGCGGAACCATCTTTATCATGGCCCACGGCCGCACCGAAGCCTTCGATCAGGACGACTGCCGCATGATGCAGGTGCTCGCCGACTTCGCCGCCATGGGCGTTCGCCAGCAGCAGCAACAGAAGCTATTGCTCGAACAGGCAAGCGCCACCGCCGCCGCTGCCATGGCCAACGACCTTGCGCACAAGATCAATAATCCCCTGCAGAGCCTGACCAACATCCTGTATATGGCGGCGGAAGGCCATACGGCTGCGGACGCACAGACCATAGGCCGCCAGACCTCCGACGATTTGAAAAAACTATCGACGCTGGTCAACGAACTGCTGGCTCTGCCCTATCGAAAGCTTATATAA